The Solanum lycopersicum chromosome 9, SLM_r2.1 genome window below encodes:
- the LOC104649147 gene encoding uncharacterized protein has product MQAIQSSSLWPSPVDPFLKTIPQFTNVKPLRPKRTPFISASSTTVSAPTREKDPKKRVVITGINLTPPPPSIMSTAALERCKKRIELIANTLQLEGFSRIDVFVHADTGEVLIIKVNTVPRMTPSTVFIHQALSEQPPLYPQYFFRTLLDLASERSM; this is encoded by the exons ATGCAAGCTATCCAATCTTCATCTCTCTGGCCATCTCCGGTCGACCCATTTCTCAAAACCATACCCCAATTCACCAATGTAAAGCCATTGAGACCCAAAAGAACCCCTTTTATCTCAGCTTCATCCACTACAGTTTCAGCCCCAACAAGGGAAAAAGACCCCAAAAAGCGTGTTGTTATAACTGGCATCAATCTGACTCCACCTCCACCTTCTATTATGAG TACTGCGGCCTTGGAAAGGTGTAAAAAGCGTATTGAACTTATTGCAAACACTCTACAGTTAGAAGGATTTTCGCGTATTGATGTGTTTGTTCATGCTGACACTGGCGAG GTACTGATTATCAAAGTGAATACAGTTCCACGAATGACTCCTTCCACCGTTTTCATTCATCAG GCACTTTCAGAGCAACCTCCCCTGTATCCGCAATATTTCTTCCGCACGTTGCTTGATCTGGCATCAGAGAGATCTATGTGA